One region of Syngnathus scovelli strain Florida chromosome 15, RoL_Ssco_1.2, whole genome shotgun sequence genomic DNA includes:
- the atp2a3 gene encoding sarcoplasmic/endoplasmic reticulum calcium ATPase 1 isoform X2: MENAHTKPASEVLDFFGVNENTGLTQEQVKVQLEKYGPNELPAEEGKSLWELVLEQFENLLVRILLLAACVSFVLALFEEGEESATAFVEPVVILLILIANAVIGVWQERNAENAIEALKEYEPEMGKVYRMNRKAVQRIKARDIVPGDIVEVAVGDKVPADIRLTSITSTTLRVDQSILTGESVSIIKHTDPVPDPRAVNQDKKNMLFSGTNIAAGRAIGVVVATGVATEIGKIRNQMASTEQEKTPLQQKLDEFGEQLSKVISLICVAVWVINIGHFGDPVHGGSWMRGAIYYFKIAVALAVAAIPEGLPAVITTCLALGTRRMAKKNAIVRSLPSVETLGCTSVICSDKTGTLTTNQMSVYRMFVVDKLQNSSCTLHEFSITGSTYAPEGQILKGERAVQCGDYDGLLELATVCSMCNDSSLDYNEAKGVYEKVGEATETALTTLVEKMNVFKTDLSGLSKVERAGACNSVIRQLMKKDFTLEFSRDRKSMSVYCTPVKPGSQSKMFVKARNNHTIPEFSFPFCHFLMSPFACIVNYSLFQQGAPESVIDRCQYMRLGTGKVALTPDLRDQLMSKVRDWGTGRDTLRCLALATRDVPPRKEDMDLENSSKFVDYELSLTFIGCVGMLDPPRNEVIGSIKLCNEAGIRVIMITGDNKGTAVAICRRIGIFGENEEVTGKAYTGREFDDLSPEAQKEAVKRARCFARVEPAHKSKIVAYLQSFEEITAMTGDGVNDAPALKKAEIGIAMGSGTAVAKSASEMVLSDDNFSTIVSAVEEGRAIYNNMKQFIRYLISSNVGEVVCIFLTAILGLPEALIPVQLLWVNLVTDGLPATALGFNPPDLDIMNKPPRNAKEPLISRWLFFRYLAIGGYVGFGTVSAATWWYLFDEEGPQVTFYQLRHFMQCTEDNPVFHGIDCEVFESRYPTTMALSVLVTIEMFNALNSLSENQSLLRMPPWVNIWLLGAIVLSLSLHFLILYVEPMPLIFQVTPLRWSQWMVVLKISIPVILLDEALKFVSRHYLEA; this comes from the exons ATGGAAAACGCGCACACGAAACCAGCGAGTGAAGTTTTAGACTTTTTCGGCGTGAATGAAAACACCGGATTGACTCAGGAGCAAGTTAAAGTGCAATTGGAGAAATATGGGCCGAACG AGCTCCCTGCTGAAGAAG GAAAGTCCCTGTGGGAACTGGTGTTGGAGCAATTTGAAAACCTTCTGGTCAGGATCCTTCTGCTCGCCGCCTGCGTCTCCTTT GTGTTGGCTTTGTTTGAAGAGGGAGAGGAGTCGGCCACCGCCTTTGTCGAGCCTGTTgtcatcctcctcatcctcatcgcTAACGCCGTCATTGGTGTCTGGCAG GAACGGAATGCCGAGAATGCCATCGAGGCGCTTAAGGAGTACGAACCCGAGATGGGTAAAGTCTACCGCATGAACCGGAAGGCCGTGCAGAGAATTAAAGCCAGGGACATCGTTCCGGGTGACATCGTAGAGGTGGCGG TTGGTGACAAAGTTCCAGCCGACATCAGATTGACCTCCATTACGTCCACCACGTTGAGAGTGGATCAATCCATCCTCACAG GGGAGTCTGTGTCCATTATCAAACATACTGACCCGGTTCCTGACCCGAGAGCTGTCAATCAAGACAAGAAGAACATGTTGTTTTCG GGCACCAACATCGCTGCCGGTCGGGCCATAGGTGTCGTCGTGGCGACCGGCGTTGCCACGGAAATCGGCAAAATCCGCAATCAGATGGCGTCGACCGAACAGGAGAAGACGCCGCTGCAGCAGAAGTTGGATGAATTTGGCGAACAGCTCTCCAAGGTCATCTCACTCATCTGCGTGGCCGTGTGGGTGATCAATATCGGCCACTTCGGGGACCCGGTCCACGGCGGCTCCTGGATGCGAGGAGCTATCTATTACTTTAAGATAGCCGTGGCTTTGGCCGTGGCCGCCATCCCCGAAGGCCTGCCTGCCGTCATCACCACCTGCCTGGCCCTCGGGACCCGCCGCATGGCCAAGAAGAACGCCATTGTGAGGAGTCTGCCCTCGGTGGAGACCCTGGGCTGCACCTCCGTTATCTGCTCGGACAAGACGGGGACCCTCACCACCAATCAAATGTCTGTCTATAGA ATGTTTGTGGTGGACAAATTGCAGAATTCAAGCTGCACCTTGCACGAGTTCTCGATAACAGGATCCACATATGCACCTGAAGGTCAAAT ACTGAAAGGAGAGCGGGCAGTCCAGTGTGGAGACTATGATGGACTCTTGGAGTTGGCCACCGTGTGTTCCATGTGCAATGACTCCTCATTGGACTACAATGAG GCCAAAGGAGTTTACGAGAAAGTGGGGGAAGCCACAGAGACTGCTCTTACCACCTTGGTGGAGAAAATGAACGTCTTCAAAACGGACCTTTCCGGACTCAGCAAGGTGGAACGTGCTGGGGCCTGCAACTCG GTGATCAGGCAACTGATGAAGAAGGACTTCACATTGGAGTTCTCTCGTGACCGAAAGTCCATGTCAGTTTACTGCACGCCAGTCAAGCCGGGTTCTCAGAGCAAGATGTTCGTCAAGGCACGGAACAATCATACGATTCCAgaattttcttttcctttctgtCATTTTCTAATGTCTCCTTTTGCCTGTATAGTCAATTATAGTCTTTTTCAACAGGGCGCCCCGGAAAGCGTCATTGATCGATGTCAGTACATGCGGCTGGGAACTGGCAAGGTGGCGCTGACACCGGACTTGCGTGACCAGCTCATGTCCAAGGTCCGGGACTGGGGAACGGGGAGGGACACCCTGCGCTGTCTGGCTCTGGCCACCCGTGATGTTCCACCACGCAAAGAGGACATGGACTTGGAGAATTCCAGCAAGTTTGTGGACTACGAG TTGAGCCTCACATTCATCGGCTGTGTGGGCATGCTGGACCCCCCGAGGAACGAAGTCATAGGTTCCATCAAACTTTGCAACGAGGCAGGTATTCGTGTGATCATGATCACGGGGGACAACAAGGGCACAGCGGTGGCCATCTGCAGGCGCATCGGCATCTTCGGCGAGAACGAAGAGGTGACGGGAAAGGCCTACACCGGCCGCGAGTTTGATGATCTATCGCCGGAAGCCCAGAAAGAGGCTGTGAAACGGGCACGATGTTTCGCACGCGTGGAGCCGGCTCACAAGTCCAAGATTGTCGCATACCTGCAGTCTTTTGAGGAGATCACTGCCATG ACTGGAGATGGTGTGAATGACGCTCCCGCCCTGAAGAAAGCAGAAATTGGCATCGCAATGGGCTCGGGCACAGCCGTGGCCAAATCGGCCTCGGAGATGGTACTTTCTGACGATAACTTCTCCACCATCGTGTCTGCCGTGGAAGAGGGCAGAGCCATCTACAACAACATGAAGCAGTTCATCCGATACCTTATCTCCTCCAACGTGGGCGAAGTCGTATG CATCTTCCTGACAGCCATTCTGGGTCTCCCTGAGGCTCTGATACCAGTCCAGTTGTTGTGGGTCAATCTGGTGACTGATGGTCTGCCCGCCACCGCCTTGGGCTTCAACCCTCCCGACCTGGACATCATGAACAAACCTCCTCGTAATGCCAAAGAACCTCTCATCTCAAGATGGCTTTTTTTCCGCTACTTGGCCATTGGAG GCTACGTGGGTTTCGGGACAGTGAGCGCCGCCACGTGGTGGTACCTATTTGATGAAGAAGGTCCACAAGTGACTTTTTATCAGCTG CGACATTTCATGCAGTGCACCGAGGACAACCCCGTGTTTCACGGAATCGATTGTGAGGTCTTTGAATCCCGCTACCCCACCACCATGGCGCTGTCCGTGCTGGTTACCATCGAGATGTTCAACGCGCTCAACAG TTTGTCTGAGAACCAGTCCCTCCTCAGAATGCCTCCCTGGGTCAATATTTGGTTACTGGGAGCCATTgtcctttctctctccctccacTTCTTAATCCTTTATGTCGAGCCAATGCCA CTGATCTTCCAGGTGACCCCTCTCCGTTGGTCTCAGTGGATGGTGGTCCTGAAAATTTCAATCCCTGTCATCCTCCTGGATGAGGCACTAAAATTTGTATCCAGACATTATCTTGAAG CCTAA
- the atp2a3 gene encoding sarcoplasmic/endoplasmic reticulum calcium ATPase 1 isoform X1: MENAHTKPASEVLDFFGVNENTGLTQEQVKVQLEKYGPNELPAEEGKSLWELVLEQFENLLVRILLLAACVSFVLALFEEGEESATAFVEPVVILLILIANAVIGVWQERNAENAIEALKEYEPEMGKVYRMNRKAVQRIKARDIVPGDIVEVAVGDKVPADIRLTSITSTTLRVDQSILTGESVSIIKHTDPVPDPRAVNQDKKNMLFSGTNIAAGRAIGVVVATGVATEIGKIRNQMASTEQEKTPLQQKLDEFGEQLSKVISLICVAVWVINIGHFGDPVHGGSWMRGAIYYFKIAVALAVAAIPEGLPAVITTCLALGTRRMAKKNAIVRSLPSVETLGCTSVICSDKTGTLTTNQMSVYRMFVVDKLQNSSCTLHEFSITGSTYAPEGQILKGERAVQCGDYDGLLELATVCSMCNDSSLDYNEAKGVYEKVGEATETALTTLVEKMNVFKTDLSGLSKVERAGACNSVIRQLMKKDFTLEFSRDRKSMSVYCTPVKPGSQSKMFVKARNNHTIPEFSFPFCHFLMSPFACIVNYSLFQQGAPESVIDRCQYMRLGTGKVALTPDLRDQLMSKVRDWGTGRDTLRCLALATRDVPPRKEDMDLENSSKFVDYELSLTFIGCVGMLDPPRNEVIGSIKLCNEAGIRVIMITGDNKGTAVAICRRIGIFGENEEVTGKAYTGREFDDLSPEAQKEAVKRARCFARVEPAHKSKIVAYLQSFEEITAMTGDGVNDAPALKKAEIGIAMGSGTAVAKSASEMVLSDDNFSTIVSAVEEGRAIYNNMKQFIRYLISSNVGEVVCIFLTAILGLPEALIPVQLLWVNLVTDGLPATALGFNPPDLDIMNKPPRNAKEPLISRWLFFRYLAIGGYVGFGTVSAATWWYLFDEEGPQVTFYQLRHFMQCTEDNPVFHGIDCEVFESRYPTTMALSVLVTIEMFNALNSLSENQSLLRMPPWVNIWLLGAIVLSLSLHFLILYVEPMPLIFQVTPLRWSQWMVVLKISIPVILLDEALKFVSRHYLEGDEETKYRRRWQKD, encoded by the exons ATGGAAAACGCGCACACGAAACCAGCGAGTGAAGTTTTAGACTTTTTCGGCGTGAATGAAAACACCGGATTGACTCAGGAGCAAGTTAAAGTGCAATTGGAGAAATATGGGCCGAACG AGCTCCCTGCTGAAGAAG GAAAGTCCCTGTGGGAACTGGTGTTGGAGCAATTTGAAAACCTTCTGGTCAGGATCCTTCTGCTCGCCGCCTGCGTCTCCTTT GTGTTGGCTTTGTTTGAAGAGGGAGAGGAGTCGGCCACCGCCTTTGTCGAGCCTGTTgtcatcctcctcatcctcatcgcTAACGCCGTCATTGGTGTCTGGCAG GAACGGAATGCCGAGAATGCCATCGAGGCGCTTAAGGAGTACGAACCCGAGATGGGTAAAGTCTACCGCATGAACCGGAAGGCCGTGCAGAGAATTAAAGCCAGGGACATCGTTCCGGGTGACATCGTAGAGGTGGCGG TTGGTGACAAAGTTCCAGCCGACATCAGATTGACCTCCATTACGTCCACCACGTTGAGAGTGGATCAATCCATCCTCACAG GGGAGTCTGTGTCCATTATCAAACATACTGACCCGGTTCCTGACCCGAGAGCTGTCAATCAAGACAAGAAGAACATGTTGTTTTCG GGCACCAACATCGCTGCCGGTCGGGCCATAGGTGTCGTCGTGGCGACCGGCGTTGCCACGGAAATCGGCAAAATCCGCAATCAGATGGCGTCGACCGAACAGGAGAAGACGCCGCTGCAGCAGAAGTTGGATGAATTTGGCGAACAGCTCTCCAAGGTCATCTCACTCATCTGCGTGGCCGTGTGGGTGATCAATATCGGCCACTTCGGGGACCCGGTCCACGGCGGCTCCTGGATGCGAGGAGCTATCTATTACTTTAAGATAGCCGTGGCTTTGGCCGTGGCCGCCATCCCCGAAGGCCTGCCTGCCGTCATCACCACCTGCCTGGCCCTCGGGACCCGCCGCATGGCCAAGAAGAACGCCATTGTGAGGAGTCTGCCCTCGGTGGAGACCCTGGGCTGCACCTCCGTTATCTGCTCGGACAAGACGGGGACCCTCACCACCAATCAAATGTCTGTCTATAGA ATGTTTGTGGTGGACAAATTGCAGAATTCAAGCTGCACCTTGCACGAGTTCTCGATAACAGGATCCACATATGCACCTGAAGGTCAAAT ACTGAAAGGAGAGCGGGCAGTCCAGTGTGGAGACTATGATGGACTCTTGGAGTTGGCCACCGTGTGTTCCATGTGCAATGACTCCTCATTGGACTACAATGAG GCCAAAGGAGTTTACGAGAAAGTGGGGGAAGCCACAGAGACTGCTCTTACCACCTTGGTGGAGAAAATGAACGTCTTCAAAACGGACCTTTCCGGACTCAGCAAGGTGGAACGTGCTGGGGCCTGCAACTCG GTGATCAGGCAACTGATGAAGAAGGACTTCACATTGGAGTTCTCTCGTGACCGAAAGTCCATGTCAGTTTACTGCACGCCAGTCAAGCCGGGTTCTCAGAGCAAGATGTTCGTCAAGGCACGGAACAATCATACGATTCCAgaattttcttttcctttctgtCATTTTCTAATGTCTCCTTTTGCCTGTATAGTCAATTATAGTCTTTTTCAACAGGGCGCCCCGGAAAGCGTCATTGATCGATGTCAGTACATGCGGCTGGGAACTGGCAAGGTGGCGCTGACACCGGACTTGCGTGACCAGCTCATGTCCAAGGTCCGGGACTGGGGAACGGGGAGGGACACCCTGCGCTGTCTGGCTCTGGCCACCCGTGATGTTCCACCACGCAAAGAGGACATGGACTTGGAGAATTCCAGCAAGTTTGTGGACTACGAG TTGAGCCTCACATTCATCGGCTGTGTGGGCATGCTGGACCCCCCGAGGAACGAAGTCATAGGTTCCATCAAACTTTGCAACGAGGCAGGTATTCGTGTGATCATGATCACGGGGGACAACAAGGGCACAGCGGTGGCCATCTGCAGGCGCATCGGCATCTTCGGCGAGAACGAAGAGGTGACGGGAAAGGCCTACACCGGCCGCGAGTTTGATGATCTATCGCCGGAAGCCCAGAAAGAGGCTGTGAAACGGGCACGATGTTTCGCACGCGTGGAGCCGGCTCACAAGTCCAAGATTGTCGCATACCTGCAGTCTTTTGAGGAGATCACTGCCATG ACTGGAGATGGTGTGAATGACGCTCCCGCCCTGAAGAAAGCAGAAATTGGCATCGCAATGGGCTCGGGCACAGCCGTGGCCAAATCGGCCTCGGAGATGGTACTTTCTGACGATAACTTCTCCACCATCGTGTCTGCCGTGGAAGAGGGCAGAGCCATCTACAACAACATGAAGCAGTTCATCCGATACCTTATCTCCTCCAACGTGGGCGAAGTCGTATG CATCTTCCTGACAGCCATTCTGGGTCTCCCTGAGGCTCTGATACCAGTCCAGTTGTTGTGGGTCAATCTGGTGACTGATGGTCTGCCCGCCACCGCCTTGGGCTTCAACCCTCCCGACCTGGACATCATGAACAAACCTCCTCGTAATGCCAAAGAACCTCTCATCTCAAGATGGCTTTTTTTCCGCTACTTGGCCATTGGAG GCTACGTGGGTTTCGGGACAGTGAGCGCCGCCACGTGGTGGTACCTATTTGATGAAGAAGGTCCACAAGTGACTTTTTATCAGCTG CGACATTTCATGCAGTGCACCGAGGACAACCCCGTGTTTCACGGAATCGATTGTGAGGTCTTTGAATCCCGCTACCCCACCACCATGGCGCTGTCCGTGCTGGTTACCATCGAGATGTTCAACGCGCTCAACAG TTTGTCTGAGAACCAGTCCCTCCTCAGAATGCCTCCCTGGGTCAATATTTGGTTACTGGGAGCCATTgtcctttctctctccctccacTTCTTAATCCTTTATGTCGAGCCAATGCCA CTGATCTTCCAGGTGACCCCTCTCCGTTGGTCTCAGTGGATGGTGGTCCTGAAAATTTCAATCCCTGTCATCCTCCTGGATGAGGCACTAAAATTTGTATCCAGACATTATCTTGAAG GTGATGAAGAGACCAAGTACCGGAGGAGATGGCAGAAGGATTAA
- the atp2a3 gene encoding sarcoplasmic/endoplasmic reticulum calcium ATPase 1 isoform X3 → MENAHTKPASEVLDFFGVNENTGLTQEQVKVQLEKYGPNELPAEEGKSLWELVLEQFENLLVRILLLAACVSFVLALFEEGEESATAFVEPVVILLILIANAVIGVWQERNAENAIEALKEYEPEMGKVYRMNRKAVQRIKARDIVPGDIVEVAVGDKVPADIRLTSITSTTLRVDQSILTGESVSIIKHTDPVPDPRAVNQDKKNMLFSGTNIAAGRAIGVVVATGVATEIGKIRNQMASTEQEKTPLQQKLDEFGEQLSKVISLICVAVWVINIGHFGDPVHGGSWMRGAIYYFKIAVALAVAAIPEGLPAVITTCLALGTRRMAKKNAIVRSLPSVETLGCTSVICSDKTGTLTTNQMSVYRMFVVDKLQNSSCTLHEFSITGSTYAPEGQILKGERAVQCGDYDGLLELATVCSMCNDSSLDYNEAKGVYEKVGEATETALTTLVEKMNVFKTDLSGLSKVERAGACNSVIRQLMKKDFTLEFSRDRKSMSVYCTPVKPGSQSKMFVKGAPESVIDRCQYMRLGTGKVALTPDLRDQLMSKVRDWGTGRDTLRCLALATRDVPPRKEDMDLENSSKFVDYELSLTFIGCVGMLDPPRNEVIGSIKLCNEAGIRVIMITGDNKGTAVAICRRIGIFGENEEVTGKAYTGREFDDLSPEAQKEAVKRARCFARVEPAHKSKIVAYLQSFEEITAMTGDGVNDAPALKKAEIGIAMGSGTAVAKSASEMVLSDDNFSTIVSAVEEGRAIYNNMKQFIRYLISSNVGEVVCIFLTAILGLPEALIPVQLLWVNLVTDGLPATALGFNPPDLDIMNKPPRNAKEPLISRWLFFRYLAIGGYVGFGTVSAATWWYLFDEEGPQVTFYQLRHFMQCTEDNPVFHGIDCEVFESRYPTTMALSVLVTIEMFNALNSLSENQSLLRMPPWVNIWLLGAIVLSLSLHFLILYVEPMPLIFQVTPLRWSQWMVVLKISIPVILLDEALKFVSRHYLEGDEETKYRRRWQKD, encoded by the exons ATGGAAAACGCGCACACGAAACCAGCGAGTGAAGTTTTAGACTTTTTCGGCGTGAATGAAAACACCGGATTGACTCAGGAGCAAGTTAAAGTGCAATTGGAGAAATATGGGCCGAACG AGCTCCCTGCTGAAGAAG GAAAGTCCCTGTGGGAACTGGTGTTGGAGCAATTTGAAAACCTTCTGGTCAGGATCCTTCTGCTCGCCGCCTGCGTCTCCTTT GTGTTGGCTTTGTTTGAAGAGGGAGAGGAGTCGGCCACCGCCTTTGTCGAGCCTGTTgtcatcctcctcatcctcatcgcTAACGCCGTCATTGGTGTCTGGCAG GAACGGAATGCCGAGAATGCCATCGAGGCGCTTAAGGAGTACGAACCCGAGATGGGTAAAGTCTACCGCATGAACCGGAAGGCCGTGCAGAGAATTAAAGCCAGGGACATCGTTCCGGGTGACATCGTAGAGGTGGCGG TTGGTGACAAAGTTCCAGCCGACATCAGATTGACCTCCATTACGTCCACCACGTTGAGAGTGGATCAATCCATCCTCACAG GGGAGTCTGTGTCCATTATCAAACATACTGACCCGGTTCCTGACCCGAGAGCTGTCAATCAAGACAAGAAGAACATGTTGTTTTCG GGCACCAACATCGCTGCCGGTCGGGCCATAGGTGTCGTCGTGGCGACCGGCGTTGCCACGGAAATCGGCAAAATCCGCAATCAGATGGCGTCGACCGAACAGGAGAAGACGCCGCTGCAGCAGAAGTTGGATGAATTTGGCGAACAGCTCTCCAAGGTCATCTCACTCATCTGCGTGGCCGTGTGGGTGATCAATATCGGCCACTTCGGGGACCCGGTCCACGGCGGCTCCTGGATGCGAGGAGCTATCTATTACTTTAAGATAGCCGTGGCTTTGGCCGTGGCCGCCATCCCCGAAGGCCTGCCTGCCGTCATCACCACCTGCCTGGCCCTCGGGACCCGCCGCATGGCCAAGAAGAACGCCATTGTGAGGAGTCTGCCCTCGGTGGAGACCCTGGGCTGCACCTCCGTTATCTGCTCGGACAAGACGGGGACCCTCACCACCAATCAAATGTCTGTCTATAGA ATGTTTGTGGTGGACAAATTGCAGAATTCAAGCTGCACCTTGCACGAGTTCTCGATAACAGGATCCACATATGCACCTGAAGGTCAAAT ACTGAAAGGAGAGCGGGCAGTCCAGTGTGGAGACTATGATGGACTCTTGGAGTTGGCCACCGTGTGTTCCATGTGCAATGACTCCTCATTGGACTACAATGAG GCCAAAGGAGTTTACGAGAAAGTGGGGGAAGCCACAGAGACTGCTCTTACCACCTTGGTGGAGAAAATGAACGTCTTCAAAACGGACCTTTCCGGACTCAGCAAGGTGGAACGTGCTGGGGCCTGCAACTCG GTGATCAGGCAACTGATGAAGAAGGACTTCACATTGGAGTTCTCTCGTGACCGAAAGTCCATGTCAGTTTACTGCACGCCAGTCAAGCCGGGTTCTCAGAGCAAGATGTTCGTCAAG GGCGCCCCGGAAAGCGTCATTGATCGATGTCAGTACATGCGGCTGGGAACTGGCAAGGTGGCGCTGACACCGGACTTGCGTGACCAGCTCATGTCCAAGGTCCGGGACTGGGGAACGGGGAGGGACACCCTGCGCTGTCTGGCTCTGGCCACCCGTGATGTTCCACCACGCAAAGAGGACATGGACTTGGAGAATTCCAGCAAGTTTGTGGACTACGAG TTGAGCCTCACATTCATCGGCTGTGTGGGCATGCTGGACCCCCCGAGGAACGAAGTCATAGGTTCCATCAAACTTTGCAACGAGGCAGGTATTCGTGTGATCATGATCACGGGGGACAACAAGGGCACAGCGGTGGCCATCTGCAGGCGCATCGGCATCTTCGGCGAGAACGAAGAGGTGACGGGAAAGGCCTACACCGGCCGCGAGTTTGATGATCTATCGCCGGAAGCCCAGAAAGAGGCTGTGAAACGGGCACGATGTTTCGCACGCGTGGAGCCGGCTCACAAGTCCAAGATTGTCGCATACCTGCAGTCTTTTGAGGAGATCACTGCCATG ACTGGAGATGGTGTGAATGACGCTCCCGCCCTGAAGAAAGCAGAAATTGGCATCGCAATGGGCTCGGGCACAGCCGTGGCCAAATCGGCCTCGGAGATGGTACTTTCTGACGATAACTTCTCCACCATCGTGTCTGCCGTGGAAGAGGGCAGAGCCATCTACAACAACATGAAGCAGTTCATCCGATACCTTATCTCCTCCAACGTGGGCGAAGTCGTATG CATCTTCCTGACAGCCATTCTGGGTCTCCCTGAGGCTCTGATACCAGTCCAGTTGTTGTGGGTCAATCTGGTGACTGATGGTCTGCCCGCCACCGCCTTGGGCTTCAACCCTCCCGACCTGGACATCATGAACAAACCTCCTCGTAATGCCAAAGAACCTCTCATCTCAAGATGGCTTTTTTTCCGCTACTTGGCCATTGGAG GCTACGTGGGTTTCGGGACAGTGAGCGCCGCCACGTGGTGGTACCTATTTGATGAAGAAGGTCCACAAGTGACTTTTTATCAGCTG CGACATTTCATGCAGTGCACCGAGGACAACCCCGTGTTTCACGGAATCGATTGTGAGGTCTTTGAATCCCGCTACCCCACCACCATGGCGCTGTCCGTGCTGGTTACCATCGAGATGTTCAACGCGCTCAACAG TTTGTCTGAGAACCAGTCCCTCCTCAGAATGCCTCCCTGGGTCAATATTTGGTTACTGGGAGCCATTgtcctttctctctccctccacTTCTTAATCCTTTATGTCGAGCCAATGCCA CTGATCTTCCAGGTGACCCCTCTCCGTTGGTCTCAGTGGATGGTGGTCCTGAAAATTTCAATCCCTGTCATCCTCCTGGATGAGGCACTAAAATTTGTATCCAGACATTATCTTGAAG GTGATGAAGAGACCAAGTACCGGAGGAGATGGCAGAAGGATTAA